A window of Sulfurimonas gotlandica GD1 contains these coding sequences:
- a CDS encoding methyl-accepting chemotaxis protein produces the protein MNNSTLQNVAKSNLLQLVIFVLAFAIQTYIFGFSISIIIVAMANIGLALYLRSQLLIVKASVEGVTSSMYKVSHGNFDELAIEIGKGETQKLGVEFNSMIKQLKHYMHETTKAVRVAEDTTKSYYANTDGLNKVFKEAADAINHSVKTIESGYKAQIRGVFTERLHSLGGGIAHGLTLIQNNLLTNSDEVNKISQMSKQTSEEANKSLDSMQGVLGMFNDLTEKVAATNENINSLSERSKEISAIADIIKDIAEQTNLLALNAAIEAARAGEHGRGFAVVADEVRKLAERTQKSTQEISITIQTLQQETQDIQSNAGDMSEIANNATHTIDEFATTLKSFHNNAQDSSDYAGFIRDSLFMVLVKIDHILFKSNAYASVIAQKNVSSFGDHKQCRLGKWYLDEGKQRYGHTKNYSSIDAPHALVHTNVLKNINMINEDEMLSKEKEETIITNFSNMEDASDKLFGILDDVVNELDPTKNK, from the coding sequence ATGAACAACTCAACTCTGCAAAATGTTGCCAAATCAAACCTGCTTCAATTAGTGATATTTGTTTTAGCTTTTGCTATTCAAACCTACATATTCGGTTTTTCTATCTCTATTATAATAGTAGCAATGGCCAATATTGGTTTAGCTTTATACCTACGCTCACAGCTATTGATAGTAAAAGCTTCTGTTGAAGGTGTTACAAGTTCTATGTACAAAGTAAGTCATGGTAACTTTGACGAACTTGCTATAGAAATAGGCAAAGGTGAGACACAGAAGCTTGGTGTTGAGTTTAACTCGATGATAAAACAGCTAAAACACTATATGCATGAGACTACAAAAGCTGTTAGAGTAGCTGAAGATACTACTAAGTCTTACTACGCAAATACCGATGGATTAAACAAAGTCTTTAAAGAAGCAGCAGATGCTATCAACCACTCTGTAAAAACTATTGAATCTGGTTATAAAGCGCAGATAAGAGGTGTGTTTACTGAAAGACTTCACAGTCTTGGTGGCGGTATAGCACACGGTTTAACACTAATTCAGAATAATCTTTTAACTAACTCAGATGAAGTAAATAAAATCTCTCAAATGTCTAAACAGACATCAGAAGAAGCAAACAAAAGCTTAGACTCTATGCAAGGAGTATTAGGTATGTTTAATGACTTGACTGAAAAAGTTGCTGCTACAAATGAGAACATCAACTCCCTGTCTGAGAGATCAAAAGAGATCTCTGCTATTGCAGACATCATCAAAGATATTGCAGAACAGACTAACCTACTGGCATTAAATGCCGCTATTGAAGCAGCAAGAGCTGGTGAGCATGGACGCGGATTTGCAGTTGTTGCTGATGAAGTTAGAAAACTTGCAGAACGTACTCAAAAGTCTACTCAAGAGATCTCTATAACTATTCAAACACTACAACAAGAGACTCAAGATATACAGTCAAACGCAGGAGACATGTCAGAGATAGCAAATAATGCTACCCATACTATTGATGAGTTTGCAACTACTTTAAAGAGCTTTCATAACAATGCTCAAGATTCATCAGACTATGCCGGTTTTATACGTGACTCACTATTTATGGTACTTGTAAAAATAGATCATATTCTATTCAAATCCAATGCTTATGCTTCTGTTATTGCTCAGAAAAATGTATCTTCATTTGGTGATCATAAACAATGTCGTTTAGGTAAATGGTATCTTGATGAAGGTAAGCAGAGATATGGTCATACTAAAAACTATTCAAGTATAGATGCTCCTCATGCTCTAGTGCATACAAACGTACTTAAAAATATAAATATGATAAATGAAGACGAAATGCTTAGTAAAGAAAAAGAAGAAACTATAATTACAAACTTCTCTAATATGGAAGATGCAAGTGACAAGTTATTTGGCATCTTAGATGATGTTGTAAATGAGTTAGATCCAACAAAAAACAAATAA
- a CDS encoding methyl-accepting chemotaxis protein — MSTKNFTLLTKLLVALIPIILLAFLILSVIIYKQVNSIESNIYNKEELLLKSDIQKDLSTKLESLKNIVISISNNGIVVNSMYDEDREAIFDEIFKLREVLTANKSFTNPLIQVVDLMSTSYVKSWDKKAYGADVGMRNSIKVVQKNMTPFIGSEVTRGGVMMVATAPLMYLAEGAEEKDYIGSVDFISRFNTLIYKKNNPQDTRDLLILVDKKYLETANYIKNPTIIGSYYVDHADDKPDQAFLDAASAIDLELLKEKGHINDKKYFYTYENIKDNDGKNIGIFLLAKPLNEVKATANEATEALIFLITIFFIAIIVIIFILIFAIRALILSPLNELSGIAKDISSGRGDLTKRLVEKSNDEIGKTSNYFNRFIEKVQDMVSKVMFSGQKTYEDVEDVTKTLVQISERMSQERSFLHKATDLGADVQSILKESLDDSIETSKKVNLAVENLSAAHDDIIKLVASVNNVSEKENEIAHSLAQLSKDAENVKSVLNIIVDIADQTNLLALNAAIEAARAGEHGRGFAVVADEVRKLAERTQNSLSEINATINVIVQSIVDSSNQIDLNAKSVVKLVEHTTNVKDKILDSTEYIQEASLMAKNSEAVSKNLAQNTRSIIQNIDDVDKLSTQNKESLEEIELKVKKVQESAHDLNEQLGLFKVQ, encoded by the coding sequence ATGTCTACTAAGAACTTCACGTTACTAACCAAACTGCTCGTTGCTCTGATTCCAATCATACTTTTAGCATTTCTCATACTCTCGGTTATTATATACAAGCAAGTAAACTCCATTGAAAGCAATATTTACAACAAAGAAGAGCTTTTACTAAAAAGTGATATTCAAAAAGATCTAAGCACAAAACTTGAATCTCTCAAAAACATTGTTATCTCTATTTCAAACAATGGTATCGTAGTAAACAGCATGTACGATGAAGATCGTGAAGCGATTTTTGATGAGATTTTCAAGCTTAGAGAAGTTCTAACAGCAAACAAATCTTTTACAAATCCTCTCATCCAAGTTGTTGATTTGATGAGTACGTCATACGTTAAGTCTTGGGACAAAAAGGCTTATGGTGCAGATGTAGGTATGCGTAACAGTATTAAAGTCGTTCAAAAAAATATGACACCGTTTATAGGTTCTGAAGTTACCAGAGGCGGAGTTATGATGGTTGCGACTGCACCGCTTATGTATCTTGCTGAAGGTGCAGAGGAAAAAGACTACATAGGAAGTGTTGATTTTATTTCTAGATTTAACACCCTTATCTATAAAAAGAACAACCCGCAAGATACGCGTGATTTGCTCATACTTGTTGATAAAAAGTACCTTGAAACGGCAAATTATATAAAAAATCCTACTATTATCGGCTCATACTATGTTGACCATGCAGATGACAAACCAGACCAAGCATTCTTAGATGCTGCATCTGCTATTGATCTGGAGCTCTTAAAAGAAAAAGGTCACATAAATGATAAAAAGTACTTTTATACATACGAAAACATCAAAGACAATGATGGAAAAAACATAGGTATATTCCTTTTAGCAAAACCACTAAACGAAGTAAAAGCAACTGCTAACGAGGCCACTGAAGCACTAATCTTTCTTATAACTATCTTTTTTATTGCCATCATAGTTATCATTTTTATTCTAATATTTGCCATAAGAGCACTGATTCTTTCACCGCTTAATGAACTCTCAGGCATCGCAAAAGATATATCTAGCGGTAGAGGAGATCTAACTAAAAGGCTTGTTGAGAAATCAAACGATGAGATAGGAAAGACTTCTAACTACTTCAACCGCTTTATAGAAAAAGTACAAGACATGGTCTCTAAAGTAATGTTTTCAGGACAAAAGACTTATGAAGATGTAGAAGATGTTACAAAGACTCTAGTTCAGATAAGTGAGCGTATGAGTCAAGAGAGAAGTTTTTTACATAAAGCTACAGATTTGGGTGCAGATGTTCAAAGCATACTCAAAGAGTCACTAGATGATTCCATTGAGACAAGCAAGAAAGTAAACCTTGCAGTTGAGAACTTATCCGCTGCACACGACGACATCATAAAACTTGTAGCATCCGTAAACAATGTCTCTGAGAAAGAGAATGAAATAGCACACTCACTTGCCCAACTAAGCAAAGATGCTGAAAATGTAAAGTCAGTTCTAAACATCATAGTAGACATAGCAGACCAAACAAACCTTTTAGCACTAAATGCAGCCATAGAAGCGGCTCGTGCGGGTGAACATGGACGCGGTTTTGCAGTTGTTGCAGATGAAGTCAGAAAACTTGCAGAACGTACTCAGAACTCTCTTTCTGAGATAAATGCAACCATAAATGTCATAGTTCAGTCCATCGTTGATTCAAGCAATCAGATAGATTTAAATGCAAAGTCTGTTGTAAAACTGGTGGAGCACACTACAAATGTAAAAGATAAGATTTTAGATAGTACTGAGTACATCCAAGAAGCATCTCTAATGGCTAAAAACTCAGAAGCTGTTTCAAAGAACTTAGCTCAAAATACTAGAAGCATCATCCAAAATATTGATGACGTTGATAAGCTTTCTACTCAAAACAAAGAATCGCTTGAAGAGATAGAACTAAAGGTTAAAAAAGTACAAGAGAGTGCTCACGACTTAAATGAGCAACTGGGACTATTTAAAGTTCAGTAA
- a CDS encoding metallophosphoesterase family protein, which yields MNILHFSDTHLGFNDLDILNDENINQREADFYDAFSQVVQQIKLSKPDYIIHTGDLFHRSSPSNRAITFALEQFKILDALDIPFILIAGNHSTPRTNLSSPILKIFESFKNIHVSYNQEYKKIEFEDVVFHTLPHMNDDSKALEQIEICESNIDAKKKNIMMMHCSVGAWYLMQEFGEWVYPTDKEYIFQKMDYVALGHWHGFGKVGKHENVYYSGSTERTSLNDKRNSKGFVELTLNGSLDVEYKEISIRPIISKEIDCEAYASSLEMLDASDTKDAIVEVRLKNLSALQSIDIQNSDIKELFPDAMSVSIKREFKRDANETDLKDVEALSLEEFFLEHIKEDANEEEFDRLKGKVQELFAHYEESNDDTI from the coding sequence TTGAACATACTACACTTTAGCGATACTCACCTAGGCTTCAACGACTTAGACATTTTAAACGATGAGAACATCAACCAAAGAGAGGCGGACTTTTATGACGCTTTCTCTCAGGTTGTACAGCAGATAAAACTAAGCAAACCAGACTACATCATCCACACCGGAGACCTCTTTCACCGCTCAAGCCCAAGCAATCGTGCTATTACTTTTGCACTTGAACAGTTTAAAATCTTGGATGCTTTAGATATTCCTTTCATACTTATCGCAGGAAATCACTCAACACCGAGAACAAACCTAAGCTCACCTATACTAAAGATATTTGAAAGCTTTAAAAACATACACGTCTCTTACAACCAAGAGTATAAAAAAATAGAGTTTGAAGATGTTGTCTTTCACACCCTACCCCACATGAATGACGACTCTAAAGCCTTAGAGCAGATAGAGATTTGCGAGTCAAACATAGATGCCAAGAAAAAGAACATCATGATGATGCACTGTAGCGTTGGAGCTTGGTACTTGATGCAGGAGTTTGGAGAGTGGGTCTACCCGACTGACAAAGAGTATATCTTCCAAAAGATGGACTACGTAGCTCTTGGTCACTGGCACGGTTTTGGGAAAGTCGGTAAACATGAAAACGTTTACTACAGCGGTTCAACTGAGAGAACATCTCTTAATGACAAACGTAATTCAAAAGGCTTCGTAGAACTAACTTTAAACGGCTCTCTAGACGTAGAGTACAAAGAGATAAGCATACGACCTATTATCAGCAAAGAAATCGACTGTGAGGCTTATGCGAGCTCTTTAGAGATGCTTGACGCTTCTGACACAAAAGATGCAATAGTCGAGGTAAGACTAAAAAACCTATCTGCACTGCAATCTATCGACATTCAAAACTCAGACATCAAAGAACTTTTCCCAGATGCTATGAGCGTGAGTATCAAAAGAGAGTTCAAGAGAGATGCTAACGAAACTGACCTGAAAGATGTGGAAGCTCTAAGCCTTGAAGAGTTCTTTTTAGAGCACATAAAAGAAGATGCAAATGAAGAAGAGTTTGACAGACTAAAAGGTAAAGTGCAAGAACTGTTTGCACACTACGAAGAGAGCAACGATGATACTATCTAA
- a CDS encoding AAA family ATPase: MILSKLHLENFKKYTSYDIEFGEGLVGIIGKNGSGKSTIFDAILFALYGEAKKRGNKDILRNANASDKDAVVVELEFEFESLEYKVVREFRGKAMSANAKFFKNGELTTTGAKEVTAAIVNLTKMSKDAFMHTLFASQKELTSLSTLKNEDRKKMIRKLLGLEKIDFVEKELVEKSRALKNEIDAFREVLLGVDEIKAKQEQIKASVEKNNALKKDEQNKTKELVTLKDKEQSIKKELDVFTKTKEQKQKLFSDLKLLTNSKSLEMLNQAKLIAENHELEHKKEELASLASVKKEYLSLQEDLKTQELLKEYHLKRVGLTKEQVQLREQYTKSKADIHVLEKECEMFEQYSFDAKNMEQDLSIRQDDIEVKHTIEQELLLEMKAEQRIIDETNAKIANIKELGQGSACPTCTRPLLEEYDNVINSLNEIVQGTHQKKIDTHNTQLKNVQEQKAKLVEQKKEKDKEYLELTKKLNIIVSKQNDLSRAKEHFTLVEQKGMKNKEELKALEQFSYDETLHAKVRKEYDELTPKYKHAVSLETELKRLDAVKKDLEKVTAHIEELKKKHQDKEQEYNKVLYDEDAHKQKLTQHDEALKTVDAQTTTLNDIKVAIASIVGEIKTIQNSLDNNDTQLKKVQTKKDDLRDYEKIKTSLAEFKTKLNAKVAPRISSLASEMYSQITKGKYQHIEVSNDFDFFIYDEGKKYPIERFSGGEIDLANLVLRIAISKTLTELSGASSIGFLAFDEVFGSQDEARRMEILEAFHTIKEQYRQIFLISHEMEIKEMFERVVEL; the protein is encoded by the coding sequence ATGATACTATCTAAACTGCATCTGGAAAACTTCAAAAAGTACACAAGTTACGACATCGAGTTTGGCGAAGGACTTGTCGGCATCATCGGTAAAAACGGAAGCGGAAAGTCTACGATATTTGATGCCATACTCTTTGCTCTTTACGGTGAGGCGAAAAAACGAGGAAACAAAGACATCCTAAGAAACGCTAACGCATCTGACAAAGATGCAGTAGTAGTTGAGCTTGAGTTTGAGTTTGAAAGTCTAGAGTACAAAGTGGTGCGAGAGTTCCGCGGAAAAGCTATGAGTGCAAATGCAAAGTTCTTTAAAAATGGTGAGCTTACAACTACAGGAGCCAAAGAAGTAACTGCCGCAATAGTCAACCTCACAAAGATGAGTAAAGATGCTTTCATGCACACACTCTTTGCATCTCAAAAAGAGCTGACAAGTTTAAGTACTCTTAAAAATGAAGACCGCAAAAAGATGATACGAAAACTTCTCGGACTAGAGAAGATAGACTTCGTAGAAAAAGAGCTGGTAGAAAAAAGCCGTGCGTTGAAAAATGAGATAGATGCATTTAGAGAGGTTCTTCTTGGCGTTGATGAGATAAAAGCAAAACAAGAGCAGATAAAGGCTAGTGTTGAGAAAAATAACGCTCTAAAAAAAGATGAGCAAAACAAGACAAAAGAGCTTGTAACTCTAAAAGACAAAGAGCAGTCAATAAAAAAAGAGCTTGATGTTTTCACTAAGACTAAAGAGCAAAAACAAAAACTATTCTCAGATCTAAAACTTCTAACAAACTCTAAAAGCCTAGAGATGCTAAATCAAGCAAAACTCATAGCTGAGAATCATGAGCTTGAACATAAAAAAGAAGAACTAGCAAGCCTTGCATCTGTAAAAAAAGAGTACCTGAGTCTGCAAGAGGATTTGAAAACTCAAGAGTTGCTAAAAGAGTACCACTTAAAACGTGTTGGACTCACAAAAGAGCAAGTCCAACTAAGAGAGCAGTACACTAAAAGTAAAGCAGACATTCATGTCCTAGAGAAAGAGTGTGAAATGTTCGAGCAGTACAGTTTTGATGCGAAAAATATGGAGCAAGACCTCTCTATTCGCCAAGACGACATCGAAGTAAAACACACCATAGAGCAAGAGCTACTGCTAGAGATGAAAGCCGAGCAGAGAATCATAGACGAGACAAACGCCAAGATTGCCAACATCAAAGAGCTAGGACAAGGCTCAGCCTGCCCAACTTGCACAAGACCGCTTTTAGAAGAGTACGACAATGTCATAAACTCTCTTAACGAGATAGTCCAAGGCACTCACCAAAAAAAGATAGACACACACAACACTCAGCTGAAAAATGTACAAGAACAAAAAGCAAAACTCGTAGAACAGAAGAAAGAAAAAGATAAAGAGTACCTAGAGCTTACAAAGAAACTAAACATCATAGTCTCTAAACAGAACGACCTCTCTCGTGCAAAAGAGCACTTCACACTCGTAGAGCAAAAAGGCATGAAAAACAAAGAAGAGCTAAAAGCACTAGAGCAGTTTAGCTACGATGAAACTCTGCACGCTAAAGTGCGTAAAGAGTACGATGAGCTCACACCAAAGTATAAACATGCAGTGAGCCTAGAGACAGAACTAAAAAGACTAGATGCAGTAAAGAAAGACTTAGAAAAAGTAACTGCACACATAGAAGAACTAAAGAAAAAACACCAAGACAAAGAACAAGAGTACAACAAAGTTCTCTACGATGAAGATGCTCACAAACAAAAGCTCACTCAGCATGACGAAGCACTAAAAACTGTAGATGCACAAACAACTACGCTAAACGATATAAAAGTAGCCATAGCATCTATAGTCGGAGAGATAAAGACCATCCAAAACTCTCTGGACAATAACGACACACAACTCAAAAAAGTCCAAACAAAAAAAGATGACCTAAGAGACTACGAGAAGATAAAAACAAGTCTAGCAGAGTTCAAGACAAAACTAAACGCTAAAGTAGCACCACGCATCTCAAGCCTAGCATCTGAGATGTACTCTCAAATAACAAAAGGCAAATACCAACACATAGAAGTAAGCAACGACTTCGACTTTTTCATCTACGATGAGGGCAAAAAGTACCCCATAGAACGCTTCAGCGGTGGAGAAATAGACCTAGCAAACTTAGTACTTCGCATAGCCATCTCAAAAACGCTTACAGAACTAAGCGGTGCAAGTTCCATTGGTTTCTTAGCGTTTGATGAAGTCTTCGGAAGTCAAGATGAAGCAAGACGTATGGAAATACTAGAAGCGTTTCACACCATCAAAGAGCAATACAGACAAATATTTTTGATATCTCATGAGATGGAGATAAAAGAGATGTTTGAGCGGGTTGTGGAGCTTTAA
- a CDS encoding AAA family ATPase produces MSIHIKKINRFTSFCGLDNVTCDEEFQNYNVIFANNGSGKTSVTRALELLIQKNTHISKYQSINSQIAPSIEFELSDRILNINDSTNLPILPFNIEVYNSDFLQYNAPLSSEFGLKKLDDETIVLEGSAIGEETKEIEELNKQKIKLEDKISRIGNIRDIENLDENSDIRKEQIKTLIAIKDIEKIRKNITSSSIQIKAEDFEIISDELNDISKYNYDEKKLVDAQKEFDDLNEAIKEFDSLTEIQIASLVQLNNKTNIDSLFDFDMEKEAGQVSEKIKAHILKVGEQFVKDGRKIIKDILCPFCNQPIKNGILDEYTNYFNEAVNNFDNLSQKLEIDTRNELEKWNECKNQILEQFQKFKPFLDDFEANNITLTNSIDEIIKQTKHLKELIADKKGINNQEQYGKQFIDIYASFGKVNKIIDLTIEILESKKEQEYNLKVKKQEFKNIKIQKAKKDSFNYQKTKTESLEKIKSLENEFLSLDETLVSIKLKIQELQNKRRPDVQQINLYLKALNLSKYSVNEDYKITISSSSIIENDNLRLVLSEGEKTTITFAYFLARLKLFYNKSSLKNLVIVIDDPISSLDEHRVYNTSYIVSKINQEIAGEILDRKDDKAQVFVLTHSHLFMTNIIRILGKNTSYFQLDRQDNLINFISKNKVAGYFDTFYLLLFKEILTFAENSTINENFNESINYGNKIRILIESFMKTNFISKFIEQEYKNQSSFDLEKLRVIIQKISSSNVTHIFANSYFEESEYKITNDKDLELKLDSVVKGLHMDSHGSIADFYNQYKLSIFEVQKLAKITINVMTALNPNQTYFYIEASKN; encoded by the coding sequence ATGTCTATTCATATAAAAAAAATAAATCGTTTTACTTCATTTTGTGGTCTTGACAATGTAACATGTGATGAAGAGTTTCAAAACTATAATGTTATTTTTGCAAATAATGGGTCGGGCAAAACCTCTGTAACAAGAGCATTAGAATTATTAATACAAAAAAACACCCATATTTCAAAATATCAAAGTATAAACTCACAAATTGCACCAAGTATAGAATTTGAGTTGTCAGATAGAATACTAAACATTAATGATTCAACAAATTTACCTATTCTTCCATTTAATATTGAAGTTTATAACAGTGATTTTCTACAATATAATGCACCTTTAAGCTCAGAATTTGGACTTAAAAAACTTGATGATGAAACAATAGTCTTGGAAGGTTCAGCAATTGGAGAGGAAACTAAAGAGATTGAAGAGTTAAATAAGCAGAAAATCAAATTAGAAGATAAAATAAGTCGAATTGGAAATATTAGAGACATTGAAAATCTTGATGAAAATTCTGATATAAGAAAAGAACAAATTAAAACTTTAATAGCTATAAAAGATATTGAAAAAATAAGAAAAAATATCACATCAAGTTCTATTCAAATAAAAGCAGAGGATTTTGAAATAATATCTGATGAATTAAATGATATTTCAAAATATAATTATGATGAAAAGAAACTAGTAGATGCACAAAAAGAATTTGACGATTTAAACGAAGCTATAAAAGAATTCGACAGTTTAACTGAAATTCAAATAGCTAGTTTAGTTCAGTTAAATAACAAAACTAATATTGACTCTTTATTTGATTTTGATATGGAAAAAGAAGCAGGGCAAGTTAGTGAAAAGATAAAAGCTCATATTCTAAAAGTTGGTGAACAGTTTGTTAAAGATGGAAGAAAAATTATTAAAGATATTTTATGTCCATTTTGTAATCAACCAATAAAAAATGGAATTTTAGATGAATATACCAATTATTTTAATGAAGCAGTAAATAACTTCGATAATTTGTCACAAAAACTAGAAATAGATACAAGGAATGAATTAGAAAAATGGAATGAATGTAAGAATCAAATTTTAGAACAGTTTCAAAAATTCAAGCCTTTCTTAGATGACTTTGAAGCAAATAACATTACTCTTACTAATAGTATTGATGAAATTATAAAACAAACAAAACACCTCAAAGAGTTAATTGCTGATAAAAAAGGTATTAATAATCAGGAACAATACGGCAAGCAATTCATAGACATATACGCTAGTTTTGGTAAAGTAAACAAAATCATTGATTTAACGATAGAAATATTAGAAAGTAAAAAAGAGCAAGAATATAATTTAAAAGTCAAAAAGCAAGAATTCAAAAATATAAAAATTCAAAAAGCTAAAAAAGATAGTTTCAATTATCAAAAAACAAAAACTGAAAGTTTAGAAAAAATAAAAAGTTTAGAAAATGAATTTCTAAGTTTAGACGAAACCCTTGTAAGTATTAAATTGAAAATACAAGAATTACAAAATAAACGAAGACCAGATGTTCAGCAAATAAATCTTTACTTAAAAGCTTTAAATCTATCAAAGTATTCCGTAAATGAAGATTATAAAATCACTATTAGTTCATCATCTATTATTGAAAATGACAACTTGAGATTGGTATTAAGTGAGGGAGAGAAAACTACAATAACTTTTGCTTATTTTTTAGCTCGATTAAAGCTATTTTATAACAAATCATCTTTAAAAAATTTAGTAATAGTAATTGATGATCCTATATCAAGTTTAGACGAGCACAGAGTTTATAATACATCATATATAGTCTCTAAAATAAATCAAGAAATTGCAGGAGAAATTTTAGATAGAAAGGATGACAAAGCACAAGTTTTTGTATTGACACACAGTCATCTCTTTATGACAAATATAATCAGAATTTTAGGTAAAAATACTTCTTATTTTCAATTAGACAGACAAGATAATTTAATAAATTTTATTTCTAAAAATAAAGTTGCAGGGTATTTTGATACATTTTATTTATTACTATTTAAAGAAATTTTAACGTTTGCAGAAAACTCTACAATTAATGAAAATTTTAATGAATCAATTAACTATGGTAATAAAATTAGAATATTAATTGAAAGTTTTATGAAAACAAATTTTATAAGTAAATTTATAGAACAAGAATATAAAAATCAAAGTTCTTTTGATCTTGAAAAACTTCGAGTTATAATACAAAAAATTTCATCTTCAAATGTAACACATATATTTGCTAATTCATATTTCGAAGAAAGTGAATATAAAATAACTAACGATAAAGATTTGGAATTAAAACTCGATAGTGTAGTAAAGGGTTTACACATGGATAGTCATGGAAGTATCGCAGATTTTTATAATCAATATAAATTATCAATTTTTGAAGTACAGAAGCTTGCAAAAATCACCATCAATGTCATGACAGCATTGAACCCAAACCAAACTTATTTTTATATTGAAGCATCAAAAAATTGA
- a CDS encoding DUF2779 domain-containing protein, translated as MTLSKSLYTRGIQCPKALWLKKHKSSVLTPTDASAEAVFETGNAVGALACELFPAGKKVEFSREHDEMLSTTEQYMEDGMPNIYEATFSYDGILVMVDILRVDADGVSIYEVKSSTSVKDIYIHDVSIQHYVLRSLGFNVKSANVIHINSSYIRGDELDINELFSVVDVSQDVLELQANIPHVLEEFENYLSDKTNEPDIDIGKQCKNPYECDALHYCWRVQRGIPEYSVFNIFNLGSKKQVELYEQGIVDIKDIPDSFDMTAKQAGAVSNYKSGVTHIDKVAIEEFLSTLTYPVYHLDFETFQQAVPEFKGISPFMQIPFQYSLHIEHEDGRLEHMEFLAPDGIDPREHLARKLCQDIPRNVTVLAYNMGFEKGVIKKLASTYPELSEHLLNIHDNIKDLMTPFQQKHYVTPSMNGSYSIKYVLPALVPQMQDAYKELDGVQNGSQAMSAFANMSKLDAEDKEKMRNALLEYCELDTLAMVRVLGRLKEVVNK; from the coding sequence ATGACCCTCTCAAAATCCCTTTACACCCGTGGCATCCAATGCCCAAAAGCACTTTGGTTAAAAAAGCACAAATCCTCTGTGCTTACACCTACAGATGCATCTGCTGAGGCTGTTTTTGAAACTGGTAATGCTGTAGGAGCTTTGGCTTGTGAGCTTTTTCCCGCGGGAAAAAAAGTAGAGTTTTCAAGAGAACATGATGAGATGCTATCCACAACTGAACAATACATGGAAGACGGAATGCCAAACATCTACGAGGCTACATTTTCTTACGATGGCATCTTGGTGATGGTTGACATACTCCGCGTAGATGCAGACGGTGTTAGCATCTACGAGGTCAAAAGCTCCACATCTGTAAAGGACATATATATTCACGATGTGTCTATTCAGCACTATGTTTTACGCTCTCTTGGCTTCAATGTCAAAAGTGCAAATGTTATCCACATAAACAGCTCTTACATCAGAGGTGATGAGTTAGACATAAACGAGCTTTTTTCTGTGGTAGATGTCAGCCAAGACGTACTTGAACTTCAAGCAAATATTCCACATGTTTTAGAAGAGTTTGAGAACTACCTGAGCGACAAAACCAATGAACCAGACATCGACATAGGCAAGCAGTGTAAAAACCCTTATGAGTGTGATGCACTCCACTACTGCTGGAGAGTTCAAAGAGGTATCCCTGAGTACTCGGTATTTAACATTTTCAACCTTGGAAGTAAAAAGCAAGTCGAGCTTTACGAACAAGGCATAGTAGACATAAAAGACATACCCGATTCTTTTGATATGACAGCCAAACAAGCTGGGGCGGTCAGCAACTATAAATCTGGCGTCACACACATAGATAAAGTTGCCATAGAAGAGTTTTTAAGCACCCTCACCTATCCAGTGTACCATTTGGACTTTGAGACCTTTCAACAAGCCGTACCAGAGTTTAAAGGAATAAGTCCTTTTATGCAGATACCGTTTCAGTATTCACTGCACATAGAGCATGAGGACGGCAGACTTGAACATATGGAATTTTTAGCACCTGACGGCATCGACCCAAGAGAGCATCTGGCACGTAAACTCTGCCAAGACATACCACGTAATGTAACAGTCCTAGCGTACAACATGGGCTTTGAAAAAGGTGTCATAAAAAAGCTGGCGTCTACCTACCCTGAGCTGAGTGAGCATCTACTAAATATTCATGACAACATAAAAGACCTCATGACACCGTTCCAGCAAAAACATTATGTAACTCCAAGCATGAATGGAAGCTACTCCATAAAGTACGTACTACCTGCCCTAGTCCCTCAGATGCAAGATGCATACAAAGAGCTAGACGGAGTACAAAACGGAAGCCAAGCCATGAGTGCATTTGCCAACATGTCAAAGCTAGATGCAGAGGATAAAGAGAAGATGAGGAATGCACTTTTGGAGTATTGTGAGTTGGATACTTTGGCTATGGTTCGGGTGTTGGGGAGACTGAAGGAAGTTGTGAATAAATAA